One Synechococcus sp. JA-2-3B'a(2-13) genomic window carries:
- a CDS encoding AAA family ATPase — MANLSDFVQGIEQLIELAQKLDEKKQSGELRTEVRIQARPLGSSIPPSGSIPRRRSPAQTGDPPWSSEPQVMSAVRFQEPSKAAVPDPPATSADRPESWAGPRLKDVGGLREQLQALREMVEIPLKRPDLLAKLGLDPPRGVLLVGPPGTGKTLTARALAESLGVNYIAIVGPELIGKYYGEAEARLRQLFEKAAKSAPCLVFIDEIDALVPNRATVEGEVEKRLVAQMLGLMDGFVAQKGIVVLAATNRPEALDPALRRPGRFDREVIFKVPDREGRREILAIHTRGMPLAEDVDLDSLADQTLGFVGADLRGLCQAAAYAALRRQVPDLGSPIPESLTVTAADFQQALQQVKPAVLRSVEIESPQVSWDQIGGLEHAKQILQEAIEGSLLHPELYEQAQAQAPKGILLSGPPGTGKTLLAKAIASQAKANFIAVSGPELLSKWVGSSEQAVRELFARARQCAPCVIFIDEIDTLAPARGSYSGDSGVSDRVLGQLLAELDGIRPSQGVLVVAATNRKASLDPALTRAGRLELHLSVELPDRSGRREILAVHNRKRPLGPDVDLQGWAEQTEGWSGADLALLSNRAAIAAIRRHRATSETVDAKTLVIQQEDFCRAFAELQQQRQAG, encoded by the coding sequence ATGGCCAATTTAAGTGACTTTGTACAGGGCATTGAGCAGTTGATCGAGCTGGCTCAGAAGCTGGACGAGAAAAAGCAAAGTGGAGAGCTGCGAACCGAAGTCCGCATCCAGGCCCGTCCTCTGGGCAGTTCTATTCCCCCTTCCGGCTCCATCCCCCGCCGCCGCAGCCCTGCCCAAACGGGGGATCCCCCCTGGAGCAGCGAGCCCCAAGTGATGTCTGCGGTTCGCTTCCAGGAACCGTCCAAGGCCGCTGTGCCCGACCCGCCAGCAACTTCTGCCGACCGCCCAGAGTCTTGGGCTGGGCCACGCCTCAAGGATGTGGGGGGACTGAGGGAACAGCTCCAAGCGCTGCGGGAGATGGTGGAGATCCCCCTCAAGCGGCCCGATCTGCTGGCCAAGCTGGGGTTGGATCCGCCCCGCGGCGTGTTGTTGGTAGGCCCCCCCGGCACCGGCAAAACCCTGACGGCCCGCGCCCTGGCCGAGAGCCTGGGGGTGAACTACATCGCCATTGTCGGCCCGGAGCTGATCGGCAAGTACTACGGCGAGGCGGAGGCGCGCCTGCGGCAACTGTTTGAAAAGGCAGCCAAATCGGCTCCCTGTCTGGTGTTTATTGACGAAATCGATGCCCTAGTGCCCAACCGCGCCACCGTCGAGGGGGAGGTGGAAAAACGCCTGGTGGCCCAGATGCTGGGGCTGATGGACGGGTTTGTGGCCCAAAAGGGGATCGTGGTGCTGGCAGCCACCAACCGGCCCGAGGCTCTGGATCCGGCTCTGCGGCGACCGGGGCGCTTTGATCGGGAGGTGATCTTCAAGGTGCCGGACCGGGAGGGGCGGCGGGAGATCCTGGCCATCCACACCCGCGGCATGCCCTTGGCGGAGGATGTGGATCTGGACAGCCTGGCGGATCAGACGCTGGGCTTTGTGGGGGCAGATCTGCGGGGCCTGTGCCAGGCAGCAGCCTATGCGGCTTTGCGGCGGCAGGTGCCCGATTTGGGATCCCCCATCCCCGAGTCCCTGACGGTAACCGCAGCGGATTTTCAACAGGCTCTGCAACAGGTGAAGCCGGCGGTGCTGCGCTCGGTGGAGATTGAATCCCCGCAGGTGAGCTGGGATCAAATTGGCGGCCTGGAGCACGCCAAGCAGATTTTGCAAGAGGCCATCGAGGGATCCCTGCTGCACCCTGAGTTGTACGAGCAGGCTCAGGCCCAAGCGCCCAAGGGCATCCTCCTCAGCGGCCCCCCTGGCACTGGCAAAACCCTGTTGGCCAAAGCCATCGCTTCCCAGGCCAAGGCTAACTTCATTGCCGTCTCCGGCCCGGAGCTCTTGAGCAAATGGGTGGGATCCTCCGAGCAGGCGGTACGGGAACTTTTTGCCCGCGCCCGCCAATGCGCCCCCTGTGTCATCTTCATCGACGAGATCGACACCCTTGCCCCGGCGCGGGGAAGCTACTCCGGGGATAGTGGGGTCAGCGACCGCGTTCTGGGGCAGCTGCTGGCAGAGCTGGATGGGATCCGCCCCAGCCAAGGGGTATTGGTGGTGGCCGCCACCAACCGCAAGGCCAGTTTGGATCCCGCCCTCACCCGGGCCGGCAGGTTGGAGCTGCACCTGAGCGTGGAGCTGCCGGATCGCAGCGGGCGACGGGAAATTTTGGCCGTTCACAACCGCAAGCGTCCCCTGGGGCCTGATGTGGACTTACAGGGGTGGGCCGAGCAGACCGAAGGTTGGAGTGGTGCCGACCTGGCCCTGCTCAGCAACCGCGCCGCCATTGCCGCCATCCGCCGCCACCGCGCCACTTCCGAGACGGTGGATGCCAAAACCCTGGTCATCCAACAGGAAGACTTCTGTCGAGCCTTTGCCGAGCTGCAGCAGCAACGCCAAGCCGGCTGA
- a CDS encoding class I SAM-dependent methyltransferase: protein MQPNSPSAEQVLNQVRQLYELYPFPPQPVGTVPPPGWNWRWSWPQAHAFCTGSHPGRRKVRILDAGCGSGVGTEYIAHQNPNAEIWAFDLSSRALEIAEARCRASQAPPVQFRQLNVYDIDQLPGQFDFINCVGVLHHLPDPLAGLQALAGKLAPGGLLHLFVYGELGRHEIRLMQKAIRLLVTGSEHQTLASAEQLQRGLQVGRRLFEILPETNRIQQQERARWAIENVDDECFADMYLHPQEVDYTIETLFELIRASGLQFLRFSNPEFWRLERVLGQDEALLAQAAQLPEPERYRLIELLDPVVAHYELFLGKPPIRCWEWTSPESVASTIAHLSPCLGLWPGRSIFNYAYEAISLSEEAFAFLQQVDGIRTVQEIQAGLECPLSFEQLQRLLRWQVLLLEPQNSVS from the coding sequence ATGCAGCCCAACTCCCCCAGCGCCGAACAAGTCCTCAACCAAGTGCGGCAGCTCTACGAGCTCTACCCCTTCCCCCCGCAGCCCGTCGGCACTGTTCCCCCGCCAGGGTGGAATTGGCGCTGGAGCTGGCCCCAGGCCCATGCCTTTTGTACGGGATCCCATCCGGGTCGGCGCAAGGTGCGCATTCTGGATGCCGGCTGTGGCTCGGGAGTGGGAACGGAATACATTGCCCACCAAAACCCCAACGCAGAAATCTGGGCCTTTGATCTGAGCAGCCGCGCCCTGGAAATCGCCGAGGCCCGTTGTCGGGCTTCCCAGGCACCGCCGGTGCAGTTTCGCCAGCTCAACGTCTACGACATCGACCAGCTGCCGGGGCAGTTTGACTTCATCAACTGCGTGGGCGTGCTCCACCACCTGCCCGATCCGCTAGCGGGGCTGCAGGCTTTGGCCGGCAAATTGGCTCCCGGCGGGCTCTTGCACCTGTTTGTGTATGGTGAGCTGGGCCGCCACGAAATCCGCCTCATGCAAAAGGCCATCCGCCTGCTGGTAACGGGTTCTGAACACCAGACCCTTGCCTCGGCGGAGCAATTGCAGAGGGGTCTCCAGGTGGGCCGCCGCCTTTTCGAGATCTTGCCGGAAACCAACCGCATCCAGCAGCAAGAACGGGCCCGCTGGGCCATCGAGAACGTGGACGACGAATGCTTCGCCGATATGTACCTGCACCCCCAGGAAGTGGACTACACCATCGAGACTCTGTTTGAATTAATCCGGGCTTCCGGACTGCAGTTTCTGCGCTTTTCCAACCCGGAGTTTTGGCGGCTGGAACGGGTGTTGGGCCAGGACGAGGCCCTGCTGGCTCAGGCGGCTCAGCTGCCGGAACCGGAACGCTATCGCCTGATCGAGCTGCTGGATCCGGTGGTAGCCCACTACGAGCTGTTTCTCGGCAAGCCCCCCATCCGCTGCTGGGAATGGACAAGCCCGGAAAGTGTAGCATCAACCATTGCCCACCTCAGCCCCTGTCTGGGCCTGTGGCCGGGGCGGAGCATTTTCAACTATGCTTACGAAGCCATCTCCCTGAGCGAAGAAGCCTTCGCCTTTCTCCAACAGGTGGACGGGATCCGCACCGTCCAAGAGATCCAGGCTGGCCTAGAGTGCCCCCTGAGCTTTGAGCAACTGCAACGCTTGCTGCGCTGGCAAGTGCTGCTGCTGGAGCCTCAAAACTCAGTCTCCTGA
- a CDS encoding response regulator, producing the protein MEATLSMTGSLPQAKEAAPHLETLLVVDDEDAIRETVALALEEQGYQVLQAADGRQALEMVHTVERLDLMILDLMLPSLNGLDLCRLLRREGNTIPILMLTAKSSETDRVVGLELGADDYLTKPFGMRELIARCRSVLRRQQLAQASDATVLRYGDLCMFTQECRVLVRGVEVSFSPKEFRLLELFMSNPRRVWTREQLLERIWGSDFMGDSKTVDVHIRWLREKLELDPSNPEYLVTVRGFGYRFG; encoded by the coding sequence ATGGAAGCAACCCTCTCCATGACTGGTTCACTTCCTCAAGCCAAGGAAGCTGCTCCCCATCTGGAGACCCTGCTGGTGGTGGATGACGAGGATGCCATTCGGGAAACGGTTGCCCTGGCTTTAGAAGAGCAGGGGTATCAGGTTTTACAAGCCGCTGATGGTCGGCAAGCCCTTGAGATGGTGCATACGGTTGAGCGGCTGGATTTGATGATCTTGGATTTGATGTTGCCCAGCTTGAACGGTCTGGATCTGTGCAGGCTGCTGCGCAGGGAGGGCAACACGATTCCCATCTTGATGTTGACGGCCAAAAGTAGCGAAACCGACCGCGTGGTGGGCTTGGAACTGGGGGCCGACGATTATCTGACCAAGCCCTTCGGCATGCGGGAGCTGATCGCCCGCTGTCGCTCGGTGTTGCGCCGGCAACAACTGGCCCAAGCCAGCGATGCCACGGTGCTCCGTTACGGGGATCTGTGTATGTTTACCCAGGAGTGCCGCGTGTTGGTGCGGGGCGTTGAGGTGAGTTTTTCCCCCAAGGAATTTCGCCTGTTGGAGCTGTTTATGTCCAATCCCCGCCGCGTTTGGACGCGGGAACAGCTTCTGGAGCGCATCTGGGGATCCGACTTCATGGGCGACAGCAAGACCGTCGATGTACATATCCGCTGGCTGCGGGAAAAATTGGAGCTGGATCCCAGTAACCCAGAGTATTTGGTGACGGTGCGCGGCTTCGGCTATCGCTTCGGCTAG
- a CDS encoding transporter substrate-binding domain-containing protein: protein MARPWPEIVDSGRLRVAVKDNLRPLGFRTPQGDLQGFEIELACELGSRLLGSAEAVELVPVSNVERLQVLADGQVDLAIAQIGITPDRARQVEFTSAYYQDGPSLVVARSHNWESWSDLRGGRVAVLRGSSAIPLLNRYLPGVELVPVDSYREGAELLLKGAVQGWAADRSVLAGWLAEHPRRESAAEQQFQFLGSPLATVGLGIAMPKGLQHAELRLRVRRELENLRAEGWLAERARAWGLP, encoded by the coding sequence GTGGCTCGTCCTTGGCCGGAGATTGTGGATTCTGGACGGCTGCGCGTTGCCGTAAAAGACAACTTGAGGCCGCTGGGGTTTCGCACTCCCCAAGGGGATCTGCAGGGGTTTGAGATCGAGCTGGCTTGTGAGCTGGGATCCCGGCTGTTGGGCTCGGCAGAGGCTGTGGAGTTGGTGCCGGTCTCGAATGTAGAGCGGCTGCAGGTGCTGGCTGACGGCCAGGTGGATTTGGCCATTGCTCAGATCGGCATTACCCCGGATCGGGCGCGCCAGGTGGAGTTCACTTCTGCTTACTATCAGGATGGCCCCAGCTTGGTTGTGGCTCGTTCCCACAACTGGGAAAGCTGGTCGGACTTGCGGGGCGGTCGCGTTGCAGTCTTGCGCGGTTCCAGCGCCATTCCCCTGCTGAATCGATACCTGCCAGGGGTGGAGTTGGTGCCTGTCGATTCCTACCGAGAAGGGGCGGAACTGCTCCTGAAAGGGGCGGTGCAGGGGTGGGCAGCAGATCGCTCGGTGCTGGCAGGGTGGCTAGCAGAGCATCCCCGTCGCGAAAGCGCTGCGGAGCAACAGTTTCAATTTCTGGGATCCCCCTTGGCAACGGTGGGGCTGGGCATTGCCATGCCCAAGGGGCTGCAGCACGCCGAATTGCGGCTGCGGGTGCGCCGAGAACTGGAGAATTTGCGGGCTGAGGGCTGGCTGGCAGAGCGGGCCAGAGCCTGGGGGTTGCCCTAA
- the rpmI gene encoding 50S ribosomal protein L35: MPKIKTRKAAAKRFRLTGSGKFMRRRAGHNHLLEHKTSKRKRKLAGVALVDKRDVVNVRLMLPNTH; this comes from the coding sequence ATGCCCAAAATCAAAACCCGCAAGGCAGCAGCCAAGCGCTTCCGCCTGACCGGCAGCGGCAAGTTTATGCGTCGCAGGGCCGGGCACAACCACTTGCTGGAGCACAAAACCAGCAAGCGCAAACGCAAATTGGCCGGTGTGGCCCTGGTGGACAAGCGGGATGTGGTCAATGTGCGCCTGATGTTGCCCAACACCCACTAG
- the purH gene encoding bifunctional phosphoribosylaminoimidazolecarboxamide formyltransferase/IMP cyclohydrolase has product MPLATAQRCREQDSVPLALLSVSDKTGLIPLAQSLVQEHGFQLLSSGGTAKALSEAGIPVTPVSAHTGAPEILGGRVKTLHPRIHGGILARLECSEDRADLEALGIPPIQLVVVNFYPFEQTVAQAGVSLEEAFEQIDIGGPTLARAAAKNYPYVTVLTDPSQYPRYLQLLSGAYGETERLAFRFQCARRAFEQVLAYDRAIVTYLARLELAGPSQSSAAAAEDRFQLQGILWQRLRYGENPHQAATWYVTDPAAPGWHRAKQLQGKELSYNNLLDLEAARALAAELTLLLRNADATRPTDGKGSVSSGSARREFLQPEQAVAVVVKHNNPCGVAIRPSPAAALEAALAADPVSAFGGIVALNQPLDAETARRLVEPFLECVVAPDCTPEAAELLSVKKNLRVLILPDLCVGPAQTIRTLAGGFLVQDADSPVALQRCRDQEPTQTDSPPSWQVVTQRQPTPEEWADLEFAWIVCKHVKSNAIVVAKQRQTLGVGAGQMNRVGAAEIALQQAGSQAAGAVLASDGFFPFADSVEMAAQAGIRAIIQPGGSIRDADSIAAANAAGIAMVCTGIRHFLH; this is encoded by the coding sequence ATGCCCCTTGCTACTGCGCAACGCTGTCGCGAACAGGATTCTGTACCGTTGGCTTTGTTGAGTGTATCCGACAAAACCGGACTGATCCCGCTGGCCCAGTCCCTCGTGCAAGAGCATGGCTTTCAACTGCTCAGCAGTGGGGGAACCGCCAAGGCGCTCTCAGAAGCTGGGATCCCGGTCACCCCTGTCTCTGCCCACACTGGCGCGCCGGAAATCTTGGGGGGAAGGGTGAAGACGCTGCACCCCCGCATCCACGGCGGCATTTTGGCCCGCCTGGAATGCAGCGAAGACCGGGCAGACCTAGAGGCGCTGGGGATCCCTCCCATCCAACTGGTGGTGGTCAACTTCTACCCTTTTGAACAGACAGTGGCCCAGGCAGGAGTGTCTCTGGAGGAAGCTTTTGAGCAGATCGATATCGGCGGGCCCACTTTGGCGCGGGCGGCAGCCAAAAATTATCCCTACGTTACGGTGCTGACGGATCCCAGCCAATACCCTCGGTATTTGCAACTGCTCTCCGGGGCCTATGGGGAAACAGAGCGGCTGGCGTTTCGCTTCCAGTGTGCTCGTCGGGCCTTTGAGCAGGTGCTGGCCTACGACCGCGCCATCGTCACCTACCTGGCTCGCCTGGAGCTAGCAGGTCCCTCCCAGTCCTCCGCAGCTGCCGCTGAAGACAGGTTTCAACTGCAAGGGATCCTGTGGCAACGCCTGCGCTACGGGGAAAATCCCCATCAAGCTGCCACTTGGTATGTGACGGATCCGGCTGCCCCCGGCTGGCACCGGGCTAAGCAGTTGCAGGGGAAGGAGCTGAGCTACAACAACCTGCTGGATCTGGAGGCGGCCCGTGCCCTGGCGGCAGAGTTAACCTTGTTACTCCGCAATGCTGATGCGACGCGGCCCACTGACGGGAAGGGCTCTGTGTCTTCTGGCTCTGCTCGGAGGGAGTTCTTGCAACCTGAACAAGCGGTGGCGGTGGTGGTTAAGCACAACAACCCCTGCGGGGTGGCCATTCGCCCATCGCCGGCTGCCGCCCTCGAGGCTGCCCTGGCTGCTGATCCAGTTTCGGCCTTTGGGGGCATCGTCGCCCTCAACCAACCCTTGGACGCAGAGACCGCCCGACGGCTGGTGGAGCCTTTTTTGGAGTGTGTGGTGGCTCCCGATTGCACTCCAGAAGCGGCTGAGCTACTGTCAGTCAAAAAGAACTTGCGGGTCTTGATCTTGCCGGACTTGTGTGTGGGGCCTGCCCAAACAATCCGCACCCTGGCCGGGGGCTTTCTGGTGCAAGACGCCGATTCACCTGTTGCTCTGCAACGCTGTCGCGACCAGGAACCGACGCAAACCGACAGCCCCCCTTCTTGGCAAGTGGTCACCCAGCGCCAGCCCACACCGGAGGAGTGGGCGGATCTGGAATTTGCCTGGATAGTCTGCAAACATGTGAAATCCAACGCCATTGTCGTCGCCAAGCAGAGGCAGACGCTCGGCGTCGGAGCCGGACAAATGAATCGGGTGGGAGCAGCGGAGATCGCTCTCCAGCAGGCGGGATCCCAAGCAGCAGGAGCTGTTTTGGCCAGCGATGGCTTCTTCCCCTTTGCCGACAGCGTGGAGATGGCTGCCCAAGCAGGGATCCGCGCCATCATCCAGCCGGGGGGGAGCATCCGCGATGCCGATTCCATTGCTGCTGCCAACGCTGCCGGTATTGCCATGGTTTGCACCGGCATACGTCACTTTCTGCACTGA
- the glcD gene encoding glycolate oxidase subunit GlcD, with protein sequence MKVLRTASAKTSSHPLQTGLTFDWIRLTAELKKILDPQRVISKPEELLVYECDGLVSYRQRPALVVLPRTTEEVAQVVKLCSRYGVPFVARGSGTGLSGGALPVENSVVIATTLMKQILEIDLDNRCMVVQPGVINTWITQAVAAQGYFYAPDPSSQSVCSIGGNVAENSGGVHCLKYGVTANHILGLTVVLPDGEVVCWGGKISEMPGYDWVGLFVGSEGTLGIATEITLRLLKAPAQVQVLLADFDSVEAAGSTVSDIIAAGIIPAGLEIMDNFSINAVEDVVQLGYYPRDAAAILLVEVDGLELEVEEASQQVRALCFKNGARQVQVASDPEERARVWKGRKAAFAAMGKLSPNYYVQDGVIPRSQLAFVLKEIERLSREYGYPVANVFHAGDGNLHPLILYDESVPGSLEQVEKLGGEILKLCVRLGGSISGEHGIGADKRCYMPEMFTPADLESMQWVRQVFDPQHIANPGKIFPTPRTCGESAHAHSQPEWQGIPVF encoded by the coding sequence ATGAAAGTGCTCCGCACTGCCAGCGCAAAAACTTCTTCTCATCCTCTGCAAACTGGCCTCACCTTCGACTGGATCAGGCTGACGGCTGAGCTCAAAAAGATTCTGGATCCCCAGCGGGTGATCAGCAAGCCGGAGGAGCTGCTGGTTTACGAATGCGATGGGCTGGTCAGCTACCGGCAAAGGCCGGCGCTGGTGGTGCTGCCCCGCACAACAGAAGAGGTGGCGCAGGTGGTGAAGCTGTGCAGCCGCTACGGGGTGCCCTTCGTGGCGCGGGGATCCGGTACGGGCCTCTCAGGGGGAGCCCTGCCGGTGGAAAATAGCGTCGTCATCGCCACCACCCTGATGAAGCAGATCCTGGAAATCGACCTGGACAACCGCTGCATGGTGGTGCAGCCGGGGGTTATTAACACTTGGATTACCCAGGCCGTGGCCGCCCAAGGCTACTTTTATGCGCCGGATCCCTCTAGCCAGTCGGTTTGCTCCATCGGAGGTAATGTGGCGGAGAACTCCGGCGGTGTCCACTGCCTCAAGTACGGCGTAACAGCCAACCACATTCTCGGCCTGACGGTGGTGCTGCCGGATGGGGAGGTGGTGTGCTGGGGAGGCAAGATCTCGGAGATGCCCGGCTACGACTGGGTGGGGCTGTTTGTGGGATCCGAGGGCACCCTGGGCATTGCCACCGAGATTACCCTGCGCTTGCTCAAGGCCCCGGCTCAAGTGCAGGTTTTGCTGGCAGACTTTGACAGTGTGGAAGCGGCGGGATCCACCGTCTCCGACATCATTGCTGCCGGGATCATCCCCGCCGGCCTGGAGATTATGGACAACTTCAGCATCAATGCCGTGGAGGATGTGGTGCAGTTGGGCTACTATCCGCGGGATGCGGCGGCCATTTTGTTGGTGGAGGTGGATGGGCTGGAACTGGAGGTGGAAGAAGCCAGCCAACAGGTGAGGGCGCTGTGCTTCAAAAATGGGGCGCGACAGGTGCAAGTCGCATCCGACCCGGAAGAGCGGGCGCGGGTGTGGAAAGGACGTAAGGCAGCATTTGCCGCCATGGGCAAGCTCAGCCCCAACTACTATGTTCAGGATGGGGTGATCCCCCGCAGCCAGCTAGCCTTTGTCTTGAAGGAAATCGAGCGCCTCAGCCGTGAGTACGGTTATCCGGTGGCCAATGTGTTTCACGCTGGCGACGGCAATCTGCACCCCTTGATCCTCTACGACGAGTCGGTGCCGGGATCCCTGGAGCAGGTGGAGAAACTGGGGGGCGAGATCCTTAAGCTCTGCGTGCGCTTGGGGGGCAGCATCTCCGGCGAACATGGCATCGGAGCAGACAAACGCTGCTACATGCCGGAAATGTTTACGCCTGCGGATCTGGAGAGCATGCAATGGGTGCGGCAGGTGTTCGACCCCCAGCACATCGCCAACCCCGGCAAGATCTTTCCCACCCCCCGCACCTGCGGTGAGTCAGCCCACGCCCACAGCCAACCAGAATGGCAAGGGATCCCAGTCTTTTGA
- the rplT gene encoding 50S ribosomal protein L20, which translates to MRVKRGNVARKRRKKILKLAKGFRGAGSKLFRTANQQVMKALRSAYRDRRRKKRDFRRLWITRINAATRAQGLRYHEFIDGLKKANIQLNRKMLARLAFLDPEAFTQVVEAARQSRAS; encoded by the coding sequence ATGAGAGTCAAACGGGGCAATGTCGCCCGCAAGCGCCGCAAAAAGATCCTCAAGCTGGCCAAAGGCTTTCGGGGAGCTGGTTCAAAGCTGTTCCGCACCGCCAACCAGCAGGTGATGAAGGCTTTGCGCAGCGCCTACCGGGATCGCCGCCGCAAGAAGCGGGATTTTCGTCGCCTATGGATTACCCGCATCAACGCGGCCACCCGTGCCCAGGGCCTGCGTTACCACGAGTTCATCGATGGTCTCAAAAAAGCCAATATCCAGCTCAACCGCAAAATGTTGGCCCGCTTGGCTTTCCTGGATCCAGAGGCCTTTACCCAGGTGGTGGAGGCAGCGCGCCAGTCTCGCGCCTCCTGA
- a CDS encoding 4-hydroxybenzoate solanesyltransferase, which translates to MSASPSALWATGGAILRLLRWHKPAGRLILMIPALWGAFLAGRGTPPWPLVGIIILGSLAASGAGCVINDLWDRDLDPLVERTRHRPLASRELTVGVGILMAVVSLACAAGLALFLNPVSFALCVAAVPVILLYPGAKRVFPVPQLVLALAWGFAVLISWTAVSGQDANTPLWEEGLGWLWLATVLWTLGFDTVYALADREDDERAGIHSSARFFGQRTPTAVGLFFLGTAIALLGVGLSLRLHGVYFVSLAIVTVLWGRQTWQLHQRNASPTLYLAIFGQNVVQGFILLAGMIGGSLLA; encoded by the coding sequence ATGTCTGCTTCCCCTTCTGCACTCTGGGCCACTGGCGGAGCCATTCTGCGGCTGTTGCGCTGGCATAAGCCGGCAGGGCGATTGATTTTGATGATCCCGGCGCTGTGGGGAGCTTTTTTGGCCGGACGGGGAACGCCCCCTTGGCCGTTGGTCGGGATCATCATTTTGGGCAGCCTGGCTGCCAGTGGGGCAGGCTGTGTCATCAACGATCTTTGGGATCGAGATTTGGATCCGCTGGTGGAGCGCACCCGCCATCGCCCGTTGGCCAGCCGGGAGTTGACCGTTGGCGTCGGGATCCTGATGGCGGTGGTGAGTTTGGCCTGTGCGGCAGGGCTGGCGCTGTTTCTCAACCCGGTTAGCTTTGCCCTCTGTGTGGCGGCGGTGCCGGTAATTCTGCTCTATCCAGGGGCCAAGCGGGTGTTTCCGGTGCCGCAGTTGGTGCTGGCTCTGGCGTGGGGATTTGCCGTGCTCATCAGTTGGACGGCGGTGAGCGGCCAAGATGCCAACACCCCCCTGTGGGAAGAGGGGCTGGGCTGGCTGTGGCTGGCCACGGTGTTGTGGACACTGGGATTTGATACCGTCTATGCTCTTGCGGATCGGGAGGACGATGAGCGGGCCGGGATCCATTCCAGCGCCCGTTTTTTCGGGCAGCGGACGCCGACGGCAGTAGGGCTATTTTTTTTGGGCACTGCCATCGCGCTGTTGGGGGTAGGCCTCAGCCTACGGTTGCATGGAGTTTATTTTGTCAGCTTGGCCATCGTCACTGTCCTCTGGGGCCGGCAAACCTGGCAGCTCCACCAAAGGAATGCCTCTCCCACCTTGTACCTGGCCATCTTCGGCCAAAATGTGGTGCAAGGGTTTATTCTGCTGGCGGGGATGATCGGCGGGTCCCTGCTGGCCTGA
- the cysE gene encoding serine O-acetyltransferase, protein MLTEAEQSAVESPKTGIPPSDPEPKLGFWQQFWEDVDCVFDRDPAARNRWEVIFTYPGVHALFLHRIAHWLWKRRWFFLARLLSFLARSFTLIEIHPAAKIGRRFFIDHGCGVVIGETAEIGDDVTLYHGVTLGGTSWSKGKRHPTLENGVIVGTGAKILGPVRIGEKARIGANAVVIQDVAPGMTVVGIPGRAVIPPHQRRIPAHGIDLDHHLMPDPVGRAIEQLLHRIQDLEAQVARLNREREQVRQDQVRGEAEYS, encoded by the coding sequence ATGCTGACGGAGGCCGAGCAGTCGGCGGTGGAAAGCCCCAAAACGGGGATTCCTCCTAGCGATCCGGAGCCAAAACTGGGGTTCTGGCAGCAATTTTGGGAGGATGTTGATTGTGTCTTCGATCGGGATCCGGCAGCACGCAATCGCTGGGAGGTCATCTTCACTTATCCCGGTGTGCATGCTCTGTTTTTGCACCGCATCGCCCACTGGCTGTGGAAACGGCGCTGGTTTTTCCTAGCGCGGCTGCTCAGCTTCTTGGCTCGTTCTTTCACATTGATTGAAATCCACCCGGCAGCCAAGATTGGGCGGCGCTTTTTCATTGACCACGGCTGTGGGGTGGTGATCGGTGAGACGGCAGAAATTGGCGATGATGTTACCCTCTACCACGGGGTCACCTTGGGGGGTACTTCCTGGAGCAAGGGCAAACGTCATCCCACCCTGGAAAACGGGGTGATTGTCGGCACGGGGGCAAAGATTCTGGGGCCGGTTCGCATTGGGGAAAAAGCTCGTATCGGAGCCAACGCGGTCGTGATTCAGGATGTAGCTCCCGGCATGACGGTGGTTGGGATCCCAGGCCGTGCGGTCATCCCGCCCCATCAGCGCCGCATCCCCGCCCATGGCATTGACCTGGATCACCATCTCATGCCTGACCCAGTGGGACGGGCTATCGAACAGTTGCTGCACCGTATCCAAGATCTGGAAGCCCAGGTGGCCCGCCTTAACCGGGAGCGGGAACAGGTCCGGCAGGATCAGGTGAGAGGCGAAGCAGAATATTCCTGA